A genome region from Triticum aestivum cultivar Chinese Spring chromosome 2B, IWGSC CS RefSeq v2.1, whole genome shotgun sequence includes the following:
- the LOC123045766 gene encoding DNA-binding protein MNB1B: protein MTACKQTTSMGAAARDEADSKSAAKRDGAEERKSSTKCRKGKKAKGKLAVKSNGAEKPKTHDLSDVTRGLAVMSIAMEKSLDEELAQLALFTYQNIFWMDNFKGVYDKPSVDAIKRKAAENWKFFSDSDKAPYVAIARVNRILIAEANEFKKTLKLTLAMTDKMMNLKM, encoded by the exons ATGACTGCTTGCAAGCAGACCACATCCATGGGCGCTGCCGCCAGGGACGAGGCCGATAGCAA GTCGGCAGCGAAGAGAGATGGAGCGGAGGAGCGGAAGTCCTCGACCAAGTGCAGGAAGGGGAAGAAAGCCAAGGGCAA GTTGGCGGTGAAGAGCAATGGTGCGGAGAAGCCCAAGACCCATGACCTTTCCGATGTTACACGCGGGTTGGCGGTGATGAGCATTGCAATGGAGAAGTCGTTGGATGAAGAGCTCGCCCAGCTCGCCCTGTTCACCTACCA GAACATCTTCTGGATGGACAACTTCAAAGGCGTCTATGACAAGCCGTCCGTAGATGCT ATTAAAAGGAAAGCTGCTGAAAACTGGAAATTCTTTAGCGATTCG GACAAAGCCCCTTATGTAGCCATTGCACGTGTGAACAGAATACTCATTGCTGAGGCAAACGAGTTCAAGAAG ACACTGAAGTTGACGCTCGCGATGACGGACAAGATgatgaatctgaaaatgtga